Proteins from a single region of Psychrobacter cryohalolentis K5:
- a CDS encoding CYTH and CHAD domain-containing protein: MQEIELKFLVPESRLKGLMRQAKVKSSQVTQLAAHYYDTPDQQLAQAGIGLRIRQEGDAWVQTIKAGGDGIAARLEHNATLDNEQVQNMLENNALMPDLTIYKDSLIAPALTDFKLKKLAKKLTRLYVTDVERTTRLLIEDTSDEVVNSIEMAYDYGEIIHGTDDTQRDAIQEVEFELIAGELDFLFTTAKTWCQRHKLCLSTVTKAERGGLLIKGQNYSSATAADLSTLSINKKITMPAFLRAVVHNCLLQILPNSSAIVAGSKDNDHILQLSIGIERLHTVLQAFDSFSDEINPDWSAILQQTATLLADYRKLAHLSNHIEPMLQQHGAPIVDWTADIDAIKITPVTAISANDFQIMLLELIAFTMSDPSLEPQTDKLAINKLEKVLIKYYDKLLEAEQYLEDSYDDSDSELEKESIIKALHNLHAHLKNLCSISELVAPLYSKKKTKRWLKRAVKAQKALGQQLNMIDCQQYYQCKASSDSAALYAAGWLNAASIPIEKATEKHLDKFYDCSVFW; this comes from the coding sequence ATGCAAGAAATAGAGCTGAAATTCTTGGTACCAGAGTCGCGATTAAAGGGTCTTATGCGCCAAGCGAAAGTCAAATCATCACAAGTAACACAACTGGCTGCGCATTATTATGACACCCCTGACCAGCAGCTTGCACAGGCTGGTATTGGCCTGCGTATTCGTCAGGAGGGTGATGCTTGGGTGCAAACTATCAAAGCGGGTGGCGATGGTATTGCAGCGCGCCTAGAGCACAATGCCACATTAGATAATGAGCAGGTACAAAACATGCTCGAAAATAACGCGCTGATGCCTGATTTAACGATTTATAAAGATAGCCTTATTGCCCCAGCATTGACAGATTTTAAGCTCAAAAAACTGGCTAAAAAACTGACCCGTTTATATGTGACTGATGTAGAGCGTACTACCCGCTTATTGATAGAAGATACGAGCGATGAAGTCGTTAACAGTATTGAGATGGCTTACGACTATGGAGAAATTATCCATGGTACTGATGATACTCAAAGAGATGCCATTCAAGAAGTTGAATTTGAGCTCATAGCAGGTGAGTTAGATTTTTTATTTACGACGGCTAAAACATGGTGTCAGCGTCATAAACTGTGCCTTTCTACCGTCACTAAAGCCGAGCGTGGTGGCTTACTTATTAAGGGACAAAATTATAGCTCAGCCACTGCTGCTGACTTGAGCACCCTTAGTATCAATAAAAAAATCACTATGCCTGCTTTTTTACGCGCTGTCGTGCATAACTGCTTATTGCAAATACTCCCAAATAGCAGCGCCATCGTGGCAGGCAGTAAAGACAATGATCACATTTTACAGCTATCTATCGGTATAGAGCGCTTGCACACTGTACTACAAGCATTTGATAGCTTCTCAGATGAAATCAATCCGGATTGGTCAGCCATACTGCAACAAACTGCTACTTTACTCGCTGATTATCGTAAGCTTGCTCATCTTAGTAATCATATTGAACCAATGTTACAACAGCACGGTGCACCTATCGTTGATTGGACAGCGGATATTGATGCTATCAAAATTACACCAGTGACTGCAATCAGTGCTAACGACTTCCAGATCATGTTGCTTGAGCTCATCGCCTTTACTATGAGCGACCCTAGTCTTGAGCCTCAAACAGATAAGCTGGCTATCAATAAGCTTGAAAAAGTACTTATTAAATACTATGACAAATTACTTGAAGCTGAGCAATATTTAGAGGACAGCTATGATGATTCAGATAGTGAGTTAGAGAAAGAATCCATCATAAAAGCATTGCATAACCTACATGCTCATCTAAAAAATCTATGTTCTATCAGCGAATTAGTAGCACCTTTGTATAGCAAAAAGAAAACCAAGCGCTGGCTAAAACGTGCCGTAAAAGCACAGAAAGCACTGGGTCAACAGCTCAATATGATTGACTGTCAGCAGTACTATCAATGTAAAGCCAGCTCTGACTCTGCTGCTTTATATGCGGCAGGCTGGTTAAATGCTGCTTCGATACCAATCGAAAAAGCCACAGAAAAACATTTGGATAAATTTTATGATTGCTCTGTATTTTGGTAA
- a CDS encoding L,D-transpeptidase, with protein MTDNGNLTTQIVISIAQQTLTVYRRQKVIAEYPISTAKNGIGSQQDSGCTPLGQHIIAEKIGGNAPSHTVFIGRIATGEIYNAELGALNPKRDWILSRILWLSGLEEGFNKGSNSQGGCDTYHRYIYIHGTPDSEPMSVPLSHGCIRMRNQDIIELFEQIEEGTAVNIIAQ; from the coding sequence ATGACAGATAACGGAAATCTTACGACCCAGATAGTGATTAGCATTGCTCAGCAAACTTTGACCGTTTATAGGCGGCAAAAAGTTATTGCTGAATATCCTATATCAACAGCCAAAAATGGGATAGGCAGTCAACAAGACAGTGGTTGTACACCACTTGGTCAGCATATCATTGCAGAAAAAATAGGCGGCAATGCGCCAAGTCATACGGTATTTATTGGACGTATAGCGACGGGAGAAATATATAATGCTGAGCTTGGGGCATTGAACCCTAAACGTGATTGGATACTAAGCCGCATTCTTTGGCTAAGTGGTCTTGAGGAAGGCTTTAATAAAGGCAGTAATAGTCAAGGTGGCTGCGATACTTATCATCGCTATATCTATATTCATGGAACACCTGACAGTGAGCCGATGAGCGTGCCACTCTCACATGGCTGTATACGTATGCGCAATCAAGATATTATCGAATTGTTTGAGCAGATTGAGGAAGGGACAGCAGTGAATATTATCGCCCAATAA